Part of the Xanthomonas sp. SI genome is shown below.
GACATGCCGCAGCAACAGTGGCTGCTGGATATCGCCGGCAAGCGGACGGTCGGCTGCGAGCTCAGCGATATCGGCAGTCACCTGGCCGCGGCGCGGGCCGGGGCCGGGGTCGCCGGCCTGCCGTGCTTTCTGGGCGACGCAGACCCCGCGATGCTGCGGTTGGAACACACGGGAAGCGTGTTCTCGCGCGACATCTGGCTGGTCGTGCACCGCGATCTGCGCCGCGCTGCGCCGGTGCGCGCGGTGCTGGACTTCGTGGCCGCGGCCGTCGCAGCGACACCGGGACTCGGCCTCGAACCGCCGGTTGCCAAGCGGTCGAAATAAAAAAGGCCCGGCGAATGCCGGGCCTTCTTCGCAAACCGGACCGCGCGCTTACTTGATCAGGCGCAGCGCGAACGGGTAGCGGTAGGCCACGCCTTCGTTGGCCTTGATCCCGGCCAGGATGCAGAACACCAGGTTCACCACCCACACCACCGGCATCAGCAGCCCGCCGATCACGATGACGCTGAGCACCACGCAGATCACATAGGCGATAGCGACGGTGATCTGGAAATTCAGCGCTTCCTTGGCCTGGTCGTTGAGGAACGACTTGGCCGGGTTGTCCTTGTTGATCAGCCAGATGATCAACGGGACGATGAAGCCGGCGATGATGCCCGACAGATGGGTGATCAAGGCGACCGTGCGGTCTTCCTGCGGGCCGGCAGCAGCCGGCGGCGGCGGCGGTGCGGTCACGTTGTCGAATTCGCTCATCGGTATTCCTTTCCTTATGGGTGGTGAGTGGGCAATGCGCTTCGCGCGCCACTCTCGGTGGCCCGCGCGAGCCTGTCAAGTCATGCGAACGCCGCGCCGCTGCGACGGGCGCCTGCTCAGGCGTCGCCCCGGGGCAGCAGCGGATGGCGGTAGCGTTGGCCAAACGCGGCCGCGACCGCAGCGGCCAGGCCGAACGCCATGCCTACCAGCAGGACCACGATCAGCAGCGGCAGCACGATCAACGCAGCGCCAAAGATCAGCAGCGCTGGCGTCAGCAGCAGCACGCACAGCAGCGACAGGCAGGCGCCAAGGGCCACCGCCTGCGCGCAATGCGCGGCAGCGAAGCGAAGGCGCCGCCTGGTCGCCAGCCACAGGCAGGCTGGCGGCAGCCACAGCAACGGCAGCGTATACATTAGATAGAAGAGATGGACGTTCGCCGCGGCGAACGCGCACAGCCACATCGACAGATGCGCGGTCACCGCCAGCGCGCGCTGCAGCGCCGACGCGGCCGGATCCAGCACCCCGGCGCCGACGCGCGCGGCGGTCGCGTTCGCCCACGCCGCCGTCCGGACCGGGCAGCGGCTGCCTCAGTCGCTTCCGGCCACCGTCATCTTGCCGACCAGCACCGCGCCGATGTGCACGTGCGAGCGCACGTCGATGTCGCGGCCGACCGCCTCGATGCGCTGGAACATCTCGCGCAGGTTGCCGGCGATGGTGACCTCGTCCACCGGGTAGGCGATGGCGCCGTTCTCGATCCAGAAGCCGCCGGCACCGCGCGAATAGTCGCCGGTGACCGGGTTGACGCCGCTGCCCATCAATTCGGTGACCAGCAAGCCGCGCGGAATGCCGGCCGCGATCGACGCCAGGTCGTCGGCATTGGCCGCCACCTGCAGATTGTGCACGCCGCCGGCGTTGGCGGTGGTCTGCAGGCCGAGCTTGCGCGCCGAGTAGCTGCCCAGCACGTAGCGCTGCAGCACCCCGCCGGCAATCAGCGGCGCGGCACGGGTGGCCACGCCCTCGCCGTCGAAGGTCGACGAGCGCAGGCCGCGGCGCAGGTGCGGCAGTTCGTCGATCGCGAACCAGTCCGGGAACAGGCGGGTGCCGACGCTGTCGAGCAGGAAGCTGGCGCGGCGGTACAGCGCGCCGCCGGACACCGCGCCGAGCAGGTGCCCGACCAGCGAGCGCGCCATCTCCGGGGCGAACAGCACCGGCAACTCGCCGGTCGGCAGCGAGCGCGGCTGCAGCCGGGCCACGGTGCGTTCGGCGGCGCGGCGACCGATCGCCGCCGGCTGTTCGAGATCCTCGCGCGCCAGCGCGCTGCTGTACCAGCCGTCGCGCTGCATGCCGTCGCCGTGGCCGGCGATCAGCGCGCAGCCGATCGAATGGTGGGTGCTGCGCTCGCGGCCGACGAAACCGTGCGAGTTCGCGTACACCGACAGGCTCTCGCTGCTGCCGGCCGAGGCGCCGTCGGAATTGGCCACGCGCGGGTCGGCATCGCGGCCGGCGGCCTCGCAGGCCAGGGCCAGCTCGATCGCCTGTTCCGGTTCCAGCGCCCACGGGTGCCAGCGGTCCAGCTCGGGCATGTCGCGTGCCATCAGCGCCGCGTCGGCCAACCCGGCGGCGACGTCGTCCTCGGTGTAGCGGGCGATCGCACAGGCCTGGGCGACGGTCGCCTCGAGGCTGGATTCGTGCAGGTCGGCGGTGCTGGCGCTGCCCTTGCGCTGGCCGAAGTAGACGGTGACGCCGATGCCGCGGTCGCGGGTGGCCTCGACCGTTTCCACCGCGCCCAGGCGCACGTTGACGTCCAGCCCGCGGTCTTCGCTGCAGCTGACCTCGGCCTGGCTGGCGCCCAGCTCGCGCGCCCGCGACAGCAGCCGCTCGGCGATGTCGGACAGGCGCTCCAGGCGTTCCAGGCTGTCGTCGCGGCGCAGTTCGGAAGTGATCGCGTTCAATGCTTTATCCTGTAGAGGTAACGGCTCCGCGCAACGCGGAGCGAAAAATTCGAATTGGAAAGACGATGCGCGGACGCGACGAAGACACCGGTGAATTCCGCGGCGACAGCCGCAGCCAGCAGCGCCGCGCGGCGCTGGAAGTGCTGACCCTGGGCGAGAAGCTGGTGGCGCTGACCCCTGCGCAACTGGCCAAGCTGCCGGTGCCTGAGTCGCTGATCCCGCATATCGAGGAAAGCAAGCGCATCACCTCGCACATCGCGCACAAGCGGCAGCTGGCGTTCCTGGCCAAGCAGATGCGCCGCGAGGACGACGCCACCCTGGACGCGATCCGCGAGGCGATGGACGCCAACAGCGACGGCGCGCGCCGCGAAGTGGCGGCGATCCACCGGGTCGAGGACTGGCGCACGCGCCTGCTCGCCGACGGCGACAGCGCGCTGTCCGAACTGCTCGGCCACTACCCCGAGGCCGACCGCCAGCGCTTGCGCCAGCTGATCCGCAACGCCAAGGAAGAGCGGCTGAAGAACAAGCCGCCGCACGCCTACCGGGAATTGTTCCGCGAGTTGCGCGAACTGGTGCTGGGGGCGGACTCGGGACTCGGGACTGGGGACTCGGGACTGGAAGAAGCGGACGACGACGAGTTCGAGGACGACGCGCGCGACTGAGCCACGGCGGCGGCGGCACCGCACGGTCGCGTACCCACGACCGCCTCGGCACGCTGAGCGGCGACGCCGACCAATCGCACCGGCATCGCCATGGCCGTCCCGCGCGGCGCTACCGATTCCCGTTTCCCGGTTCCCCATTCCCGGCACTCAAGCCGTCCCGCCCACGGTCAGCCCGTCGATCAGCAGCGACGGCTGGCCGACGCCGACCGGCACGCTCTGCCCGTCCTTGCCGCACACGCCCACGCCTTCGTCCAGCGCCAGGTCGTGGCCGATCATGCGCACCTTCTGCATGGTCTCCGGGCCGTTGCCGATCAGGGTGGCGCCCTTCACCGGCGCGGTGACCTTGCCGTCCTCGATCAGATAGGCCTCGGTCGCCGAGAACACGTACTTGCCGCTGGTGATGTCGACCTGGCCGCCGCCGAAATTGACCGCGTATAGGCCCTTCTTCACCGAGCGGATCATTTCTTCCGGATCGTGCTGGCCGGCCAGCATGTAGGTGTTGGTCATGCGCGGCATCGGCAGGTGCGCGAACGATTCGCGGCGGCCGTTGCCGGTCGGCGCCACGCCCATCAGCCGCGCGTTCAACGAATCCTGCATGTAGCCCACCAGCACGCCGTCTTCGATCAGCGTGGTGCAATTGGTCGGTGTGCCTTCGTCGTCCACGTTCAGCGAGCCGCGGCGGCCGTCGAGGGTGCCGTCGTCGACGATGGTCACGCCCGGCGAGGCCACGCGCTGGCCGATGCGCCCGGCATAGACGCTGGTGCCCTTGCGCGCGAAATCGCCTTCCAGGCCATGCCCGACCGCCTCGTGCAGCAGCACGCCGGGCCAGCCGGGACCGAGCACCACCGGCATCACCCCGGCTGGGGCCGGCACCGCCTCCAGGTTGACCAGCGCCTGGCGCAGCGCTTCCTTGGCGAAGGCCTCGGGGCGGCCATCGGCGAACAGCACTTCGTAGCCGTAGCGGCCGCCGCCGCCGGCATGGCCGGATTCGCGGCGCCCGTTCTGTTCGACGATCACCTGCACGTTGAGCCGCACCAGCGGGCGCACGTCGGCGGCGAGCACGCCGTCGCTGCGCGCCACCAGCACCGTGTCCACGCCGCCGGACAGGCCGACCATCACCTGCTGCACGCGCGGGTCGGCGGCGCGCAGGAACTGGTCCAGGCGCCGCAGCATCTCGACCTTGAGGTCGTTGCCCATGCCGTCCACCGGGTCCAGCGCCGGATACAGCGCGCGCCCGTTGCCGCGCAGCAGCGATTGCGCCGGCTGCGCGCCGCCGTCGCGGGAAATCGCGCGCGCCGACTGCGCCGCGGCCAGCAGCGCATCGCGGTGGATGTCGTCGGAATAGGCGAAACCGGTCTTTTCGCCGGAAATCGCGCGCACCCCCACGCCCTGCTCGATGGAATGGGCGCCGTCCTTGACGATGCCATCCTCCACGCTCCAGCTCTCGCGCCGCGAATGCTGGAAATACAGGTCGCCGAAGTCGATGCCGGGGCCGAGCAGCGTGCCGAAGGCGCGCTCCAGGCTGGTGGCATCGAGGCCGGCGGGAAGCAACAGGCGGGTTTCGGCGAGGGCGAGGGCGTTTTCGGTCATGGGGCTCAACATGGGGGACGGGGGCGCTCAGCGCAAGCGCCGGCGGCGCGGCGCAGGCGCCGATTCAGGGACTTCTGGACGACGCGGGCGGCACCGGCGGACGCGCCGATTCGCGCTCGACCACCTCCACCTTGGGATCCTTCCACGGGCCGGTGACGCGGTAGGTGCGCGCGCCGATCGCGCCCAGCGGCTTGCCCAGCACCGCGTTGGCGGCCGCGCCGACCGCCGCGCCGACCGGGCCGCCGGCGACCGCGCCGACCACGGTCAGCAGATTGCCGGATTTGGGATTGACGTCGATGGTCTGGTCGAACTGCTGCGCGCGCAGGTCGGCCTGCCCGCGCACCTTGATCTCCGCGGCCGGGCCGTCGATCAGCATCGACTCGCTGCGCGCCACGCCGTTGCCGAACTGCACCTGGCCGTCGATGCGGTTGAAGGCGAAGCCCTTGGAGAAGAAATCGCGGAAATCGAACATCAGCCGGCGCGGCAGCTGCGCCACGCTGAGCAGGCCGAGCACGCGCCCGGCGCCGGGGTTCAGTTCCAGCAGCTGGCCATTGCGCGCGGCCACGTCGAGCTGGCCCTGCAGCGTGGCCAGCTGGAACCCGGCCGGATCGCCGGGCCAGGCGGCGCGCAGGCTGAGCGTGCCTTCGCCGCCGCGCAGCTGGCCGCCGAAGTCCAGGTTCTGCATCAGTTCGCCCAGGTCCTGGCTGTCCACGCTGGCGCTGAGCTGGGTGCGCGCGGTGGCGCCCTTGCCGCGCCAGTCGCCGCTGATGTCGATCTTCTGCTTGTCCGAGCGCAGGTGCAGCTGGTCCACCTGCATGCCGTCGCCCAGCTTGCGGGTGCGCAGCGAGGCGGCGCCGAGGTTCATCGCGCCGAAACGCAGGTCGTCCACGTCCAGCGCCAGCGCCGGGATCGAGGCCGGGTCGATCGCCTCGGTCAGCGGCCGCACCGCCGCAGCGGCAGACGCAGCCGCGGGTGTTGCATCGGATGCCGCGTTGGCCGGCGCCGCGGCCGCGGACGCAGGCGCGCTCGCCGCCGGCGCGGCGCGCCAGTGCACCCGCGCCAGCCGGCCGCCGAGTACCCCGCCCTCCTTGCTCGGCACGCTGAGTTCGCCGGCCAACGCCGGTCCGTCCAGATGCACCGCCACCGTGTCGGCCTGCGGCTGCAGCCGCAGCCGGGTGTTGTCGAACACGCCGCCGAGCAGCAGCAGATGATCGGCCAGCACGTCGATCTGGCGCAGCGGCATCGGGTCTTCGGCGCCCGGCGTGGTCGACTTGTTCGGATCCGGGCCACTGACCAGGCCGATCCAGTCGATCGCGTTCAACGAGGCGGTGCGGCCGCTCACGGTCAGGCCGCTGCTAGGCGGATCCTCGGCCACGTGGTCGCTGCCCATCACCACCTTGACCCCGGTCTTGCCGTTCTGGCTGCGCGCGACTAGCGCCATCAGCTTGCCGAAGGCCACCTCGATGCGCCCAGTGCCGACCGGCAGCGGCACGTTGACCGAGGTCGCCAGCGGCGCGGCCACGCCCTTGTCCATCGGCGCCGGAAACAGCAACTGCGTCCCGACCAGATCCGAATGCAGCTGCAGGCGGGTCGGCGGCTGTACCCCGCCATCGGCGGTCTTGGGCATGCCGACGCCGATGTTCCAGCGCGAGCGGCCCTGCACGAACGGCTTGAGCCAGGCCATTTCCGGCGCCCGGTCGAGCAGTTCGTCGGCGTCCACCGAGGCGCTCAGCGCCGCCTCGAAGGCCTGCTGCGGATCGCTCACGCCATCGCCGGCGCGCAGCGCCAGTTCGCCGGCATGGCCGGCGTACTGCACCGCCAGTTTGGGCGCCTCGAAACCGGTATCGCGATAGTCGGCACTGCCGCGCATGTCGTCGAAGGCCACATCCCAGCGGCGGTCGGCGATGTGCGCGCCGAGCAGTTCCACCTTGCCGCGCAGATGATGCACGCCCACGTCGCGGCGCAACGGCTGCAGCAGGTCGAAACTGACCTCGGCCGGGCCGGAGGCGCTGAGCGCGTCCAGGGTGTCGCCATAGCGCTTGCGCAACGGACTCTGCCGCAGCATCGCCAGCAACTGCCCGGTCTCGGCGCGGCTGCTGGCCAGCACGCTGAGCTGGCCCTCTTTGTAGTCGGGCAAGGTCGCCGACAGCCGCTCCACCGGCACCCCGCCCATCTCGCCGCGGCCTTGGACCTGGAAGCCATTGCCGATGAACACGACGTCGGCGTCCACCTTCTCCACCGCCGGCCATTCGCGCTGGAAACGGACCTTGCCGTCGTCCAGCCGCGCGCTGGCCTCGAAGCGGCCGTTGTGGTCGACGAACGGCCACTGGTCCAGGTCGCCGGACACCAGCGCGCGGCCGCCGCGCAGGCGCCCGCCCTGCAGCGCGGCGTCCAGCCAGTCGGTGGCGGCCTTGCTCATCTTTGAATGCACCCAGAATTTCTTCGCCGCCACCACCGGCGCGTCCTGCAGCTCGGCGGCCAGATCGATCCATGGCCTTGAGCCGTCGGCCTGGAAGCGCAGCCCGCCGCGGAAGTCGGCGCCGTAATCGGTGCCCTGCACGCGCAGCGCAGGCGTCGCCACGCGCAGGTCCTCGCCATCGCGGAACACCACGATGCGCCCGGCCAGTTGCACGTCGTGGGGCACGCCAAACCCGCTGGGCCAGTCGAAACGCACCGGGCTGGCGGCGTCCAGCACCAGCTCGCCGCCCTGCGCGTCGCCATCGAAGCGGCCACGCAGGCCGCTCACACCGGGCGACTGCCCGACCGGCGCGAACGCCAGCTCGCTCAGGCGGCCCTGGCCGTACAGCGGCCCGCCGGCGGTGCCGGTCAGCGCCACCTGGGTCAGCTGCAGCCGCGGCCGCGCCGCGTGCAACCAGGCGCGCAGGTTCGGCGACAGGCCGTCGCTGAGCGCGGCCACTGCCAGCAGCGGCGCCAGGTCCAGGCGCTCGCCGAGCAACGCGAAGCGGCGCCCGCCGGCCACGGTCAGTCCGTCCAGGCGCTGCGCCGGCTGGCCCGCCTGGCCGATCTGCAACTGCGGCG
Proteins encoded:
- a CDS encoding DUF4870 domain-containing protein, whose protein sequence is MSEFDNVTAPPPPPAAAGPQEDRTVALITHLSGIIAGFIVPLIIWLINKDNPAKSFLNDQAKEALNFQITVAIAYVICVVLSVIVIGGLLMPVVWVVNLVFCILAGIKANEGVAYRYPFALRLIK
- a CDS encoding DUF4870 domain-containing protein — its product is MLDPAASALQRALAVTAHLSMWLCAFAAANVHLFYLMYTLPLLWLPPACLWLATRRRLRFAAAHCAQAVALGACLSLLCVLLLTPALLIFGAALIVLPLLIVVLLVGMAFGLAAAVAAAFGQRYRHPLLPRGDA
- the pmbA gene encoding metalloprotease PmbA: MNAITSELRRDDSLERLERLSDIAERLLSRARELGASQAEVSCSEDRGLDVNVRLGAVETVEATRDRGIGVTVYFGQRKGSASTADLHESSLEATVAQACAIARYTEDDVAAGLADAALMARDMPELDRWHPWALEPEQAIELALACEAAGRDADPRVANSDGASAGSSESLSVYANSHGFVGRERSTHHSIGCALIAGHGDGMQRDGWYSSALAREDLEQPAAIGRRAAERTVARLQPRSLPTGELPVLFAPEMARSLVGHLLGAVSGGALYRRASFLLDSVGTRLFPDWFAIDELPHLRRGLRSSTFDGEGVATRAAPLIAGGVLQRYVLGSYSARKLGLQTTANAGGVHNLQVAANADDLASIAAGIPRGLLVTELMGSGVNPVTGDYSRGAGGFWIENGAIAYPVDEVTIAGNLREMFQRIEAVGRDIDVRSHVHIGAVLVGKMTVAGSD
- the yjgA gene encoding ribosome biogenesis factor YjgA — protein: MRGRDEDTGEFRGDSRSQQRRAALEVLTLGEKLVALTPAQLAKLPVPESLIPHIEESKRITSHIAHKRQLAFLAKQMRREDDATLDAIREAMDANSDGARREVAAIHRVEDWRTRLLADGDSALSELLGHYPEADRQRLRQLIRNAKEERLKNKPPHAYRELFRELRELVLGADSGLGTGDSGLEEADDDEFEDDARD
- the tldD gene encoding metalloprotease TldD, encoding MTENALALAETRLLLPAGLDATSLERAFGTLLGPGIDFGDLYFQHSRRESWSVEDGIVKDGAHSIEQGVGVRAISGEKTGFAYSDDIHRDALLAAAQSARAISRDGGAQPAQSLLRGNGRALYPALDPVDGMGNDLKVEMLRRLDQFLRAADPRVQQVMVGLSGGVDTVLVARSDGVLAADVRPLVRLNVQVIVEQNGRRESGHAGGGGRYGYEVLFADGRPEAFAKEALRQALVNLEAVPAPAGVMPVVLGPGWPGVLLHEAVGHGLEGDFARKGTSVYAGRIGQRVASPGVTIVDDGTLDGRRGSLNVDDEGTPTNCTTLIEDGVLVGYMQDSLNARLMGVAPTGNGRRESFAHLPMPRMTNTYMLAGQHDPEEMIRSVKKGLYAVNFGGGQVDITSGKYVFSATEAYLIEDGKVTAPVKGATLIGNGPETMQKVRMIGHDLALDEGVGVCGKDGQSVPVGVGQPSLLIDGLTVGGTA
- a CDS encoding YhdP family protein, which codes for MPTPLRRRLRLARRFAFYAVAIGLVCVALVVGALSQALPFVERHPQRIQAWLSERAGRPIQFDRVETAWTRRGPLLRLDGLRVGAGDGVRVGQAEVLVSMYAGLLPGRSFTELRLRGLALTLLRGADGSWSVQGLPTTGQGGDPLDALQGLGELQVIDGRLAVHAPELGVEATLPKIDLRLRVDGDRLRVGAQGWIDPRQAPLTAVLDMDRRRGNGQAYVAARPAELAGWSGLLQAGGIRVDGGAGQVQGWAQLRQHRIVGVSVEATLRDLRLSGAAPAAGGARPQTAFTTLRATARWRQIDGGWRLDAPQLQIGQAGQPAQRLDGLTVAGGRRFALLGERLDLAPLLAVAALSDGLSPNLRAWLHAARPRLQLTQVALTGTAGGPLYGQGRLSELAFAPVGQSPGVSGLRGRFDGDAQGGELVLDAASPVRFDWPSGFGVPHDVQLAGRIVVFRDGEDLRVATPALRVQGTDYGADFRGGLRFQADGSRPWIDLAAELQDAPVVAAKKFWVHSKMSKAATDWLDAALQGGRLRGGRALVSGDLDQWPFVDHNGRFEASARLDDGKVRFQREWPAVEKVDADVVFIGNGFQVQGRGEMGGVPVERLSATLPDYKEGQLSVLASSRAETGQLLAMLRQSPLRKRYGDTLDALSASGPAEVSFDLLQPLRRDVGVHHLRGKVELLGAHIADRRWDVAFDDMRGSADYRDTGFEAPKLAVQYAGHAGELALRAGDGVSDPQQAFEAALSASVDADELLDRAPEMAWLKPFVQGRSRWNIGVGMPKTADGGVQPPTRLQLHSDLVGTQLLFPAPMDKGVAAPLATSVNVPLPVGTGRIEVAFGKLMALVARSQNGKTGVKVVMGSDHVAEDPPSSGLTVSGRTASLNAIDWIGLVSGPDPNKSTTPGAEDPMPLRQIDVLADHLLLLGGVFDNTRLRLQPQADTVAVHLDGPALAGELSVPSKEGGVLGGRLARVHWRAAPAASAPASAAAAPANAASDATPAAASAAAAVRPLTEAIDPASIPALALDVDDLRFGAMNLGAASLRTRKLGDGMQVDQLHLRSDKQKIDISGDWRGKGATARTQLSASVDSQDLGELMQNLDFGGQLRGGEGTLSLRAAWPGDPAGFQLATLQGQLDVAARNGQLLELNPGAGRVLGLLSVAQLPRRLMFDFRDFFSKGFAFNRIDGQVQFGNGVARSESMLIDGPAAEIKVRGQADLRAQQFDQTIDVNPKSGNLLTVVGAVAGGPVGAAVGAAANAVLGKPLGAIGARTYRVTGPWKDPKVEVVERESARPPVPPASSRSP